The DNA segment AGTAAATGTGCCTAAACCACTTTGTTGAAAGAATATTTGGTGCTCATCACCTTCTTCATATACTTCTTCCGATATGTTTTCGGCAGGGCTTTCGGTTTCGTTTAAGAAACTTACAGTTCCCGAATAGGTTGTACCTGTAACAAAGTCACCCGAAACGGTAAGTACAGGTGCATCAGGACCATCACCATCAAGGTCGCGTGAGGTTAATGTAACCGTTTCGCCACCAACAGCAGGTGTAAACGTTGCGGTAAGTGTAGTAATTACTTCCTCTTCGTTTACGAAAACTGCATCATCATCATTGCTACATGATGTTAGACTGATAAAAGAAATTAATGCTAAAGCTGAAATTTTTAAGTTTCTCATTTTGATATAAGTATTTAATTAATAAGTGAATTTAATTTGTAATTGAATGTTTCTACCTGCCTCGTCAGTATAGAGTCGTTGGCGGTTAAGGTAATCTCTATAAGTAGTGTTGAAAATGTTATAAACCGATAGGTTAACGGCTGTTTGCATTTTGCCTAAAGCAAACTGAACCCCCGAAGTAAAGTGTAGCAAGCTATACCCTTTTGGGGGTGTACTTACATCTACTAGCGTTGAAATGAGTTCGCCATCTTGGGGTACATCAGTATAAAAGTTATAATTAGGATAACGGCTTTGTGTAAACACCGTTTCATTTCTAAGTTCTACAAACAGGTCATGCCATTTCGGTATGGTATAGCGCACAGTATTATTTATGTTTAGCGGCGGCATATCGATAATAGGTTCATCGGTCACAGTGTTAGTACCTCGCACATAGGCAAACCCAAAAGTATGTTGCAGGTTTTGTAGTGGTTTCCAGTGCGTGTTGAGGTCAATACCTGTTAGTAGGGCATCGGTCTGTTTGTAATTATACACAGGGAATGAACCCCGAATGGTCGTCTCGGCTGCTGTAGGCTGTAAATAAATAAAATTGTGAATTCTATTAATAAAAGGTGTAGCCTCGAATGTAAAAACATCGCCACTTTTTAATAACGTCGCCGATAGTTTTACGGCTTGTTCTTTCTTCAAGCCTAAGTCGCCCAGCTCGATAGTACCGTTAGAATGATGTAGCCCATCGCTAAAAAGTTCCGAAGGGTTAGGGTTACGCATTGCTAGTCCTGCATTACCCAAGAGTTCTAAGTTGTTGCTAAGCCTTTTGCGTACGCCCAAGCTTGCGGAAACATTATGATAAGTAAACTTGGGTTTGGTTAACCATTGCGAACCCTGTTCGCCTGTAATGAAATGGTCGAAAACTCCATCATAGCCCAAGTTACTCCAGCGTGATTTTTTATAATACTTATTTGCCGATATGTTTGTAAAGTCATAACGCAAGCCCGCTTCGCCACTAAAGCTGTCAGAAAAAGAGTAGGAAGCAATACCATAAGCCCCAACATCGGTTTTAGTATAATTGGGTATCAGGGGAGATATACCGGTGTCGGGGCTGGCATCATTATTTTGTAGGGAGAAACTTGCTCCTGATTTTAACGTCACATCGCCTAAATATTTTTTCCAGTTGGCTTGTGCCGAATGGGTAACTAAGGTTAAATCAAGCGCGGGGACATCTTTATACTCGCCTCGGCGTAGGTCGAATTCCTTACGACGGTTCAGCTGAAAAGCATATTGCAAGTTTAGCGAAGCATTATCACTTAGTTTTTTGTTATAATCTAACTTTGCTAAGTGGTGCTGTATTTCCTGACGGGGTGCGCTTATAGTGTGCGTGAAAGGTTCAATAATGCTGGGTTGTTGGTTATTGATAGCATTGACCAAGTCGGTAGTGTTGCCTATATGCGTTGCTTTGGCAATACCAATATCAGCATTATAAAAACTATAAAACCCGCTAATGTCATAACCGCTACCAATATATTTTGCATCGCCCGAGAAATTAGCTTCGCGATTGCCTGTATTCGAAATGACATAGTCAGGAGCTTCGCGGTCGCCCATATATTTAAACGAACCGTTAGCGTTCCATGCCCAGCCTTTTTCGTTACCCCTGTGCAGGCTCGTGGCTATGTTACCACCGTGCCCATTGCTGTTACCTGTTAGTATGGTTTTGCCAAACAAGGTATCTTTCAATA comes from the Flavobacterium arcticum genome and includes:
- a CDS encoding type 1 periplasmic binding fold superfamily protein; translation: MRNLKISALALISFISLTSCSNDDDAVFVNEEEVITTLTATFTPAVGGETVTLTSRDLDGDGPDAPVLTVSGDFVTGTTYSGTVSFLNETESPAENISEEVYEEGDEHQIFFQQSGLGTFTYADTDVNGNPIGLSFNYQAADAATTGALTITLRHEPNKAAEGVADGDITNAAGSTDATATFQVAIVTP
- a CDS encoding TonB-dependent receptor, which codes for MKFHQLLLPLLLAVSWSTQAQYTLSGTVQTPKGIPLDGAHIHSNMLHSVSTPDGYYEINAIPKGEQRVVISYIGYTTLDTVIDFRNTIVLNATLQPHAAQLQEVVLTENNTVSQNTVHEQRLKTETIEKYSSATLGDALKEISGVYALKTGTTIVKPIINGLHSSRVPVISNNVRLEDQQWGTEHAPNLDINSAGRISVIKGANALQYGGDAIGGLVLVEPMKVLKDTLFGKTILTGNSNGHGGNIATSLHRGNEKGWAWNANGSFKYMGDREAPDYVISNTGNREANFSGDAKYIGSGYDISGFYSFYNADIGIAKATHIGNTTDLVNAINNQQPSIIEPFTHTISAPRQEIQHHLAKLDYNKKLSDNASLNLQYAFQLNRRKEFDLRRGEYKDVPALDLTLVTHSAQANWKKYLGDVTLKSGASFSLQNNDASPDTGISPLIPNYTKTDVGAYGIASYSFSDSFSGEAGLRYDFTNISANKYYKKSRWSNLGYDGVFDHFITGEQGSQWLTKPKFTYHNVSASLGVRKRLSNNLELLGNAGLAMRNPNPSELFSDGLHHSNGTIELGDLGLKKEQAVKLSATLLKSGDVFTFEATPFINRIHNFIYLQPTAAETTIRGSFPVYNYKQTDALLTGIDLNTHWKPLQNLQHTFGFAYVRGTNTVTDEPIIDMPPLNINNTVRYTIPKWHDLFVELRNETVFTQSRYPNYNFYTDVPQDGELISTLVDVSTPPKGYSLLHFTSGVQFALGKMQTAVNLSVYNIFNTTYRDYLNRQRLYTDEAGRNIQLQIKFTY